Proteins co-encoded in one Saccharomyces cerevisiae S288C chromosome II, complete sequence genomic window:
- the IRA1 gene encoding GTPase-activating protein IRA1 (GTPase-activating protein; negatively regulates RAS by converting it from GTP- to the GDP-bound inactive form, required for reducing cAMP levels under nutrient limiting conditions, mediates membrane association of adenylate cyclase; mutations cause catalase T deficiency, defective glycogen synthesis and defective trehalose accumulation; IRA1 has a paralog, IRA2, that arose from the whole genome duplication; defects in human homolog NF1 are associated with neurofibromatosis), with protein MNQSDPQDKKNFPMEYSLTKHLFFDRLLLVLPIESNLKTYADVEADSVFNSCRSIILNIAITKDLNPIIENTLGLIDLIVQDEEITSDNITDDIAHSILVLLRLLSDVFEYYWDQNNDFKKIRNDNYKPGFSSHRPNFHTSRPKHTRINPALATMLLCKISKLKFNTRTLKVLQNMSHHLSGSATISKSSILPDSQEFLQKRNYPAYTEKIDLTIDYIQRFISASNHVEFTKCVKTKVVAPLLISHTSTELGVVNHLDLFGCEYLTDKNLLAYLDILQHLSSYMKRTIFHSLLLYYASKAFLFWIMARPKEYVKIYNNLISSDYNSPSSSSDNGGSNNSDKTSISQLVSLLFDDVYSTFSVSSLLTNVNNDHHYHLHHSSSSSKTTNTNSPNSISKTSIKQSSVNASGNVSPSQFSTGNDASPTSPMASLSSPLNTNILGYPLSPITSTLGQANTSTSTTAATTKTDADTPSTMNTNNNNNNNNSANLNNIPQRIFSLDDISSFNSSRKSLNLDDSNSLFLWDTSQHSNASMTNTNMHAGVNNSQSQNDQSSLNYMENIMELYSNYTGSELSSHTAILRFLVVLTLLDSEVYDEMNSNSYRKISEPIMNINPKDSNTSSWGSASKNPSIRHLTHGLKKLTLQQGRKRNVKFLTYLIRNLNGGQFVSDVSLIDSIRSILFLMTMTSSISQIDSNIASVIFSKRFYNLLGQNLEVGTNWNSATANTFISHCVERNPLTHRRLQLEFFASGLQLDSDLFLRHLQLEKELNHIDLPKISLYTEGFRVFFHLVSTKKLHEDIAEKTSSVLKRLFCIIADILLKATPYFDDNVTKIIASILDGHILDQFDAARTLSNDDHVSFDAATSVYTEPTEIIHNSSDASLVSSLSQSPLSINSGSNITNTRTWDIQSILPTLSNRSSASDLSLSNILTNPLEAQQNNNANLLAHRLSGVPTTKRYASPNDSERSRQSPYSSPPQLQQSDLPSPLSVLSSSAGFSSNHSITATPTILKNIKSPKPNKTKKIADDKQLKQPSYSRVILSDNDEARKIMMNIFSIFKRMTNWFIRPDANTEFPKTFTDIIKPLFVSILDSNQRLQVTARAFIEIPLSYIATFEDIDNDLDPRVLNDHYLLCTYAVTLFASSLFDLKLENAKREMLLDIIVKFQRVRSYLSNLAEKHNLVQAIITTERLTLPLLVGAVGSGIFISLYCSRGNTPRLIKISCCEFLRSLRFYQKYVGALDQYSIYNIDFIDAMAQDNFTASGSVALQRRLRNNILTYIKGSDSILLDSMDVIYKKWFYFSCSKSVTQEELVDFRSLAGILASMSGILSDMQELEKSKSAPDNEGDSLSFESRNPAYEVHKSLKLELTKKMNFFISKQCQWLNNPNLLTRENSRDILSIELHPLSFNLLFNNLGLKIDELMSIDLSKSHEDSSFVLLEQIIIIIRTILKRDDDEKIMLLFSTDLLDAVDKLIEIVEKISIKSSKYYKGIIQMSKMFRAFEHSEKNLGISNHFHLKNKWLKLVIGWFKLSINKDYDFENLSRPLREMDLQKRDEDFLYIDTSIESAKALAYLTHNVPLEIPPSSSKEDWNRSSTVSFGNHFTILLKGLEKSADLNQFPVSLRHKISILNENVIIALTNLSNANVNVSLKFTLPMGYSPNKDIRIAFLRVFIDIVTNYPVNPEKHEMDKMLAIDDFLKYIIKNPILAFFGSLACSPADVDLYAGGFLNAFDTRNASHILVTELLKQEIKRAARSDDILRRNSCATRALSLYTRSRGNKYLIKTLRPVLQGIVDNKESFEIDKMKPGSENSEKMLDLFEKYMTRLIDAITSSIDDFPIELVDICKTIYNAASVNFPEYAYIAVGSFVFLRFIGPALVSPDSENIIIVTHAHDRKPFITLAKVIQSLANGRENIFKKDILVSKEEFLKTCSDKIFNFLSELCKIPTNNFTVNVREDPTPISFDYSFLHKFFYLNEFTIRKEIINESKLPGEFSFLKNTVMLNDKILGVLGQPSMEIKNEIPPFVVENREKYPSLYEFMSRYAFKKVDMKEEEEDNAPFVHEAMTLDGIQIIVVTFTNCEYNNFVMDSLVYKVLQIYARMWCSKHYVVIDCTTFYGGKANFQKLTTLFFSLIPEQASSNCMGCYYFNVNKSFMDQWASSYTVENPYLVTTIPRCFINSNTDQSLIKSLGLSGRSLEVLKDVRVTLHDITLYDKEKKKFCPVSLKIGNKYFQVLHEIPQLYKVTVSNRTFSIKFNNVYKISNLISVDVSNTTGVSSEFTLSLDNEEKLVFCSPKYLEIVKMFYYAQLKMEEDFGTDFSNDISFSTSSSAVNASYCNVKEVGEIISHLSLVILVGLFNEDDLVKNISYNLLVATQEAFNLDFGTRLHKSPETYVPDDTTTFLALIFKAFSESSTELTPYIWKYMLDGLENDVIPQEHIPTVVCSLSYWVPNLYEHVYLANDEEGPEAISRIIYSLIRLTVKEPNFTTAYLQQIWFLLALDGRLTNVIVEEIVSHALDRDSENRDWMKAVSILTSFPTTEIACQVIEKLINMIKSFLPSLAVEASAHSWSELTILSKISVSIFFESPLLSQMYLPEILFAVSLLIDVGPSEIRVSLYELLMNVCHSLTNNESLPERNRKNLDIVCATFARQKLNFISGFSQEKGRVLPNFAASSFSSKFGTLDLFTKNIMLLMEYGSISEGAQWEAKYKKYLMDAIFGHRSFFSARAMMILGIMSKSHTSLFLCKELLVETMKVFAEPVVDDEQMFIIIAHVFTYSKIVEGLDPSSELMKELFWLATICVESPHPLLFEGGLLFMVNCLKRLYTVHLQLGFDGKSLAKKLMESRNFAATLLAKLESYNGCIWNEDNFPHIILGFIANGLSIPVVKGAALDCLQALFKNTYYERKSNPKSSDYLCYLFLLHLVLSPEQLSTLLLEVGFEDELVPLNNTLKVPLTLINWLSSDSDKSNIVLYQGALLFSCVMSDEPCKFRFALLMRYLLKVNPICVFRFYTLTRKEFRRLSTLEQSSEAVAVSFELIGMLVTHSEFNYLEEFNDEMVELLKKRGLSVVKPLDIFDQEHIEKLKGEGEHQVAIYERKRLATMILARMSCS; from the coding sequence ATGAATCAAAGCGATCCgcaagacaaaaaaaatttcccaATGGAATACTCTTTGACCAagcatcttttttttgatagGCTTCTACTTGTTCTTCCCATAGAATctaatttgaaaacataTGCTGATGTGGAGGCAGATTCAGTTTTCAATTCGTGTCGGTCCatcattttgaatataGCCATCACTAAGGACTTGAACCCGATTATCGAAAACACATTAGGTTTAATTGACTTGATTGTGcaagatgaagaaattacGTCTGACAATATTACAGATGATATTGCCCATTCTATATTGGTTCTTTTGAGATTACTGAGTGATGTTTTTGAGTATTACTGGGATCAAAACAATGacttcaagaaaattagAAACGATAATTACAAACCGGGATTTTCAAGTCACAGGCCAAACTTCCATACATCTAGGCCAAAGCACACGAGAATCAATCCAGCTTTGGCGACGATGTTACTATGTAAAATTTCTAAGCTGAAGTTCAATACAAGAACTTTAAAGGTTTTACAGAACATGTCTCACCATCTTTCTGGCAGCGCTACTATCTCAAAATCGAGTATTTTACCCGATTCACAGgaatttttacaaaagagAAACTATCCAGCATATACCGAGAAAATAGATTTAACAATAGATTATATCCAGAGATTCATATCTGCTTCCAATCATGTTGAATTCACAAAGTGTGTCAAAACAAAAGTTGTTGCACCTTTATTGATATCACACACCTCAACCGAATTGGGCGTAGTAAACCACTTGGATTTATTTGGTTGTGAGTATTTGACTGATAAGAATCTGCTAGCATATCTGGACATACTACAACACCTGTCAAGTTACATGAAGAGGACCATTTTTCATTCGCTTTTGTTATATTATGCTTCCAAagcttttttattttggatAATGGCAAGGCCAAAAGAATACGTCAAAATTTATAACAATCTAATATCATCAGATTATAATAGTccgtcttcttcatctgatAATGGTGGTTCGAATAATTCTGATAAAACGTCTATATCCCAACTAGTCTCACTGTTATTCGATGACGTTTATTCCACTTTTAGTGtatcatcattattaacAAATGTCAATAATGACCACCACTaccatcttcatcattcatcttcttcatcaaagaCGACCAACACTAATAGTCCAAACTCTATATCAAAAACGTCGATAAAGCAGTCGAGTGTGAATGCTTCTGGCAATGTTTCTCCGTCTCAGTTTTCTACTGGGAATGATGCATCGCCTACTTCCCCTATGGCATCATTGAGTTCACCCTTAAACACGAACATCCTAGGGTATCCGTTATCTCCAATCACTTCAACACTAGGACAGGCGAATACTTCCACATCGACTACGGCTGCAACTACCAAAACAGATGCAGATACGCCCTCTACTATGAATactaacaacaataataacaataacaacagCGCTAATCTTAATAATATTCCACAACGCATATTTTCCTTAGATGACATTTCATCCTTTAACTCGAGTAGAAAATCACTCAATCTAGATGATAGTAACTCCTTGTTTCTTTGGGATACTTCTCAGCATTCTAATGCATCGATGACAAATACAAATATGCATGCAGGAGTTAATAATTCTCAGTCTCAGAACGATCAGTCTTCTTTAAACTATATGGAAAATATTATGGAGCTGTATTCCAACTATACCGGATCAGAACTATCCTCCCATACTGCCATATTAAGGTTTTTGGTGGTTCTGACCTTATTAGACAGTGAAGTATATGATGAGATGAACTCAAATTCgtatagaaaaatttcgGAACCgataatgaatattaatCCGAAGGACTCTAATACTTCAAGTTGGGGCTCAGCATCCAAAAACCCAAGTATCAGGCACCTCACCCATGGCTTAAAAAAACTTACTTTACAGCAAGGCAGGAAACGTAACgttaaatttttgacaTATTTGATTAGAAATTTGAATGGGGGACAGTTCGTTTCAGATGTTTCCTTGATTGACTCTATCAGGTCCATTCTATTCTTAATGACAATGACGTCTTCTATATCCCAAATCGATTCAAATATTGCTTCTGTTATTTTTTCGAAGAGATTCTACAACTTGTTGGGTCAAAATTTAGAGGTCGGCACCAATTGGAATTCTGCCACTGCAAATACTTTTATTTCTCATTGTGTTGAAAGGAATCCCCTTACACATAGGCGTTTACAATTAGAGTTTTTTGCAAGCGGTTTACAGCTGGATTctgatttatttttaagacATTTACAACTGGAAAAAGAACTCAATCACATAGACCTTCCCAAAATATCGTTATACACTGAAGGATTTAGggtattttttcacctAGTAAGCACCAAAAAACTTCATGAGGATATTGCAGAAAAAACCTCCTCTGTGTTAAAGAGACTTTTCTGCATAATTGCTgatattttgttgaaagCAACGCCTTATTTTGACGATAATGTAACCAAGATTATTGCTTCTATATTGGATGGGCATATTTTAGATCAATTTGACGCTGCGCGAACACTTTCTAATGATGATCATGTCAGTTTTGATGCTGCCACAAGCGTTTACACTGAGCCAACCGAAATTATTCATAACTCATCGGATGCCTCGTTAGTCTCTTCACTTTCCCAATCACCCTTATCAATTAACTCAGGAAGCAATATCACCAATACGCGCACCTGGGATATTCAATCAATCTTACCAACCTTATCGAACAGATCAAGTGCTTCTGATTTGAGCTTGTCTAACATTTTGACTAATCCGTTGGAGGCacaacaaaataataatgcaAACTTGTTAGCCCATAGATTATCTGGGGTTCCTACTACTAAGAGATACGCTTCACCGAACGACTCTGAAAGATCACGACAAAGTCCATATTCTTCTCCGCCGCAATTGCAACAAAGTGACTTGCCTTCTCCGCTCTCAGTCCTCTCGTCAAGTGCAGGATTTTCTTCTAATCATTCGATTACGGCAACCCCAactattttgaaaaacatcAAATCTCCAAAAccaaacaaaacaaaaaaaattgctgATGATAAACAATTGAAACAGCCTTCTTATTCAAGAGTAATACTGAGTGACAATGATGAAGCAAGAAAGATTATGATGAACATTTTCagcattttcaaaagaatgaCCAACTGGTTTATACGCCCAGATGCTAATACAGAATTCCCGAAGACTTTTACGGATATTATAAAACCACTTTTTGTCTCTATATTGGATTCTAATCAAAGACTACAAGTTACAGCGCGGGCTTTTATTGAAATCCCATTAAGTTATATAGCTACTTTTGAAGACATTGATAATGATCTTGACCCAAGAGTACTGAATGACCATTATTTGTTATGTACATATGCCGTTACTTTGTTTGCTTCATCATTGTTTGATTTGAAGTTAGAAAATGCGAAGAGAGAGATGCTACTAGACATTATTGTTAAATTTCAACGAGTCCGTTcttatttatcaaatttagCAGAAAAACACAACCTAGTCCAGGCAATAATTACGACGGAGAGGTTGACGCTGCCATTATTAGTTGGTGCTGTAGGAAGtggaattttcatttcattaTACTGCAGTCGTGGAAATACGCCACgcttaataaaaatttcatgtTGTGAATTTCTACGATCCTTGagattttatcaaaaatacGTAGGCGCTTTGGATCAATATTCCATTTACAATATTGATTTCATAGATGCTATGGCCCAGGACAATTTCACTGCCTCAGGATCAGTGGCTTTGCAACGGCGTCTaagaaataatattttaacTTATATCAAAGGATCCGACTCAATCCTTTTGGATTCAATGGACGTGATTTACAAGAAGTGGTTTTACTTCAGCTGTTCGAAATCAGTTACGCAAGAGGAACTAGTAGATTTTAGAAGCTTGGCAGGCATTCTAGCTTCTATGTCAGGTATTCTGTCTGATATGCAAGAGTTGGAAAAAAGCAAGAGCGCTCCAGATAATGAAGGAGACAGCTTATCATTTGAGTCACGAAATCCCGCTTATGAGGTGCACAAAAGTCTTAAACTCGAGTtaacgaaaaaaatgaatttctttatttcaaaacaatGTCAATGGTTGAATAATCCAAATCTATTaacaagagaaaattcGAGAGATATATTAAGTATTGAGTTGCATCCTCTATCTTTTAACTTATTGTTTAACAACCTAGGACTGAAAATAGATGAACTGATGTCAATTGATCTTTCAAAGTCACATGAGGATTCATCGTTTGTTTTACTAGAGCAGATAATAATTATAATAAGAACTATACTAAAGAgggatgatgatgaaaagatAATGCTACTCTTTTCGACGGACTTGCTTGATGCGGTCGATAAGTTGATCGAAATAGTGGAGAAAATTTCCATCAAGTCCTCCAAATATTATAAGGGAATTATCCAAATGTCGAAAATGTTTAGAGCATTTGAGCACTCTGAAAAGAACCTGGGCATTTCAAATCATTTCCATTTAAAGAATAAATGGTTGAAGTTAGTTATTGGTTGGTTCAAACTATCTATTAATAAGGAttatgattttgaaaacctGTCAAGACCATTAAGGGAAATGGATTTGCAGAAAAGGGACGAAGATTTTTTGTATATCGACACTTCTATTGAATCTGCAAAAGCATTGGCTTACCTAACACATAATGTTCCTTTAGAAATACCGCCTTCAAGCTCAAAAGAAGATTGGAACAGATCTTCTACAGTATCATTTGGCAATCACTTTACTATTTTGTTAAAAGGTCTGGAGAAAAGCGCGGACCTGAATCAGTTTCCAGTTTCATTAAGGCATAAGATCAGTATACTTAATGAAAATGTAATAATAGCGCTAACGAACTTATCTAATGCCAATGTCAACgtttctttaaaattcACTTTACCAATGGGTTATTCTCCAAATAAAGATATCAGAATCGCCTTTTTAAGAGTTTTCATCGACATAGTAACCAACTATCCAGTTAACCCTGAGAAACATGAAATGGATAAAATGCTAGCTATAGACGACTTCCTGAAATATATAATCAAGAACCCAATATTAGCATTTTTCGGAAGTTTAGCGTGTTCTCCTGCTGATGTTGATTTATATGCTGGTGGATTCTTAAACGCCTTTGACACTAGAAATGCGTCTCATATCCTTGTTACTGAGCTCCTTAAACAAGAAATCAAACGGGCCGCAAGATCAGACGATATTCTCAGAAGAAATAGTTGTGCAACAAGGGCTTTGTCACTTTACACTAGATCTAGAGGtaacaaatatttgataaaaactTTGAGACCCGTTTTGCAAGGGATAGTGGATAACAAGGagtcttttgaaattgataaGATGAAACCAGGATCCGAAAACTCCGAAAAGATGTTAGACTTATTTGAGAAGTACATGACAAGATTAATTGACGCAATTACAAGTTCTATTGATGATTTCCCAATAGAATTAGTTGATATCTGTAAAACAATTTACAATGCTGCTAGTGTAAATTTTCCAGAATACGCATATATTGCCGTTGGGTCATTCGTTTTCTTGAGGTTTATCGGGCCTGCTTTAGTTAGTCCTGATTCGGaaaatatcattattgttacGCACGCCCATGACAGAAAGCCCTTTATTACACTAGCTAAAGTTATTCAAAGTTTAGCTAATGGCAGGGAAAATATATTCAAGAAAGATATCTTAgtttcaaaagaagagtttttgaaaacctgtagtgataaaatattcaattttttgtctGAATTGTGCAAGATACCGACTAACAATTTCACCGTCAATGTAAGAGAAGATCCGACACCAATAAGCTTTGACTACTCATTTTTGCATAAATTCTTTTACCTCAATGAGTTTACcataagaaaagaaattattaatGAATCCAAATTACCAGGGGAGTTCagctttttgaaaaatactgTTATGCTCAACGACAAAATTCTTGGTGTATTGGGACAACCTAGcatggaaataaaaaatgaaattccTCCTTTTGTAGTCGAGAATCGGGAAAAATATCCTTCATTGTATGAATTCATGAGTCGCTATGCCTTCAAAAAAGTGGAcatgaaagaagaagaagaggataaTGCGCCATTTGTACATGAAGCAATGACATTGGATGGCATACAAATCATTGTCGTAACTTTTACCAATTGCGAGTACAATAATTTTGTAATGGACTCACTGGTCTATAAAGTTCTGCAGATATATGCAAGAATGTGGTGCTCTAAACATTATGTAGTTATCGATTGTACCACCTTTTATGGGGGTAAGGctaatttccaaaaattgaCTACTCTATTTTTCAGTTTGATACCAGAGCAAGCATCAAGTAATTGTATGGGATGTTATTACTTCAACGTCAACAAATCATTTATGGACCAATGGGCCTCATCATATACTGTAGAAAATCCGTACTTGGTCACTACAATTCCCCGTTGTTTCATCAACAGCAATACTGACCAAAGTTTGATAAAGTCCTTAGGATTGAGTGGTAGGAGTTTGGAAGTTTTGAAAGATGTAAGAGTTACTTTGCATGATATTACCCTTTATgacaaggaaaaaaagaagttttGTCCCGTGTCCTTGAAGATAGGAAACAAATACTTCCAAGTTTTACATGAGATTCCGCAGTTGTACAAGGTTACCGTATCAAACAGGACATTCAGCATCAAATTCAACAATGTTTACAAGATATCAAATTTAATTTCAGTCGATGTCTCTAACACCACAGGCGTTTCCTCGGAATTTACGTTAAGTcttgataatgaagaaaagttgGTATTTTGCAGTCCGAAGTACCTAGAAATTGtgaaaatgttttattaTGCCCAGTTAAAGATGGAAGAAGACTTTGGTACGGATTTTTCGAACgatatttcattttcaacatcCTCTTCAGCAGTTAATGCTTCTTACTGCAATGTTAAAGAAGTTGGTGAAATTATATCACATTTGTCATTGGTGATCCTTGTAGGTTTATTCAATGAGGATGATCTCGTCAAAAACATATCATACAACCTTCTCGTGGCAACGCAAGAAGCATTTAATTTAGATTTTGGGACAAGGCTTCACAAATCCCCAGAGACATATGTACCCGATGATACCACCACGTTCTTGGCCCTAATTTTCAAGGCTTTTTCAGAATCTTCAACGGAACTAACTCCATATATATGGAAATATATGCTGGATGGCCTTGAAAACGACGTGATTCCTCAAGAACATATTCCTACGGTTGTCTGTTCATTGTCATACTGGGTACCAAACTTATATGAACATGTATATTTGGCAAATGACGAAGAGGGACCAGAGGCGATTTCACGTATAATCTATAGCTTAATCAGGTTGACGGTCAAAGAGCCAAATTTCACGACAGCTTACCTTCAACAGATTTGGTTTTTACTGGCATTGGATGGTCGTCTCACGAACGTGATAGTTGAAGAAATAGTAAGTCATGCGCTGGATAGAGATTCAGAAAACAGAGACTGGATGAAAGCTGTGTCAATACTAACCAGTTTTCCAACGACAGAGATTGCTTGTCAGGTAATAGAGAAGCTAATAAATATGATCAAATCTTTTCTACCTTCTCTAGCAGTTGAGGCTTCCGCACACAGTTGGTCTGAGCTTActattttatcaaaaattagTGtgtcaattttctttgaatcACCCTTACTTTCCCAGATGTATTTACCGGAGATTCTTTTCGCTGTGTCTCTGTTAATTGATGTCGGTCCTTCGGAAATAAGAGTCTCATTGTACGAGTTGTTGATGAATGTTTGTCATTCTTTAACCAACAATGAGTCCTTACCTGAAAGGAATaggaaaaatttggatATCGTCTGTGCAACATTCGCACGTCAAAAGTTGAACTTTATCTCCGGTTTTagccaagaaaaaggtAGAGTTTTACCAAATTTTGCCGCTTCCTCCTTCTCCAGTAAATTCGGAACATTAGATCTCTTCACTAAAAACATTATGCTATTGATGGAATATGGTTCTATTTCAGAGGGTGCACAATGGGAGGCAAAATataagaaatatttgatggaTGCGATTTTTGGCCATCGGTCGTTCTTCTCTGCGAGAGCTATGATGATTCTAGGTATAATGAGTAAGTCGCACACGTCCCTTTTCCTTTGTAAAGAACTTTTAGTTGAAACCATGAAGGTCTTCGCAGAGCCAGTTGTGGATGATGAACAAATGTTCATCATTATAGCTCATGTCTTTACTTACAGCAAAATTGTCGAAGGGTTAGATCCTTCTTCAGAATTAATGAAAGAGCTATTTTGGCTTGCTACAATATGTGTTGAATCCCCTCATCCTTTACTCTTTGAAGGTGGTCTCCTGTTCATGGTAAATTGTTTGAAGCGACTGTACACGGTCCATCTTCAACTTGGATTCGATGGCAAATCGCTAgccaaaaaattaatgGAATCTAGAAATTTTGCTGCTACGCTTTTGGCTAAGTTAGAGTCATACAATGGATGCATATGGAACGAAGATAATTTTCCTCATATTATTTTAGGTTTCATTGCAAACGGTTTATCCATTCCTGTCGTAAAAGGAGCCGCATTAGATTGTCTACAGGCCCTTTTCAAGAATACATATTACGAAAGAAAGTCCAACCCAAAATCCTCCGATTATCTTTGTTACCTTTTCTTACTCCATTTGGTCTTAAGTCCTGAACAACTTTCTACCTTGTTACTTGAAGTCGGCTTCGAAGATGAACTGGTACCTTTAAATAATACACTAAAAGTGCCACTTACTTTGATCAACTGGCTAAGTTCAGACTCAGATAAATCTAATATAGTCTTATACCAAGGAGCACTTTTGTTTAGCTGTGTTATGTCAGACGAACCATGTAAATTCCGTTTTGCTCTATTGATGAGGTATTTGCTCAAAGTCAACCCTATTTGTGTATTCAGGTTCTATACGCTGACTAGAAAGGAATTCAGGAGGTTATCAACCCTAGAACAATCATCTGAAGCGGTTGCTGTCTCTTTTGAATTGATTGGGATGCTTGTTACACACAGTGAGTTTAATTACCTAGAGGAATTTAATGATGAAATGGTCGaacttttaaaaaagagagGCTTGTCAGTTGTGAAGCCTCTGGATATTTTTGATCAGGAACATATAGAAAAGTTAAAAGGAGAGGGTGAACATCAAGTGGCAATTTATGAGAGAAAAAGATTAGCAACAATGATACTGGCAAGAATGTCGTGCTCCTAA
- the BMT2 gene encoding 25S rRNA (adenine2142-N1)-methyltransferase (Nucleolar S-adenosylmethionine-dependent rRNA methyltransferase; methylates adenine (m1A) of large subunit (LSU) rRNA at position 2142; belongs to Rossmann fold superfamily; null mutant exhibits abnormal lipid metabolic phenotype; not an essential gene): MHSRKSKSITGKRKQVGSNVTRVIKPQKTRRIIRRFHHLINKRQSICKFLCLKENLDDSNEEKNDKIIRLSIKGNVRLGKYYEDGKSQSFNDAMESQLLRLHSLIKNESKSKDTSDLAVMYTLLGYIMNQINKLGGLETYQIASQNGQLKERGGDTSKLLEKWIRSSFENCPGAVALEIGSLSSGNRISRCALFRNVVRIDLEEHEGVIKQDFMERPLPRNENDKFDLISCSLVLNFVKNHRDRGAMCHRMVKFLKPQGYIFIVLPQACVTHSRYCDKTLLQNLLGSIGLIMLNSHQSNKLYYCLYQLQVVPPQPSSFSKRIKVNDGPGLNNFGITL, translated from the coding sequence ATGCATTCAAGAAAGTCGAAGAGTATTACGGGCAAGAGGAAGCAAGTAGGAAGTAACGTGACGAGAGTAATCAAGCCACAGAAGACAAGAAGGATAATAAGAAGATTCCACCATTTAATTAATAAGCGTCAATCGATATGCAAGTTTTTATGCCTTAAGGAAAACCTAGATGATTCCAACGAGGAGAAGAATGACAAAATTATCAGGTTAAGTATTAAAGGTAATGTAAGACTGGGCAAGTACTATGAAGACGGCAAATCGCAGTCCTTCAATGATGCTATGGAATCACAACTACTGAGGCTGCACTCATTAATTAAAAATGAATCCAAATCAAAGGATACTTCTGACTTGGCTGTGATGTACACATTACTTGGTTACATAATGAATCAGATTAATAAATTGGGAGGACTAGAAACTTACCAAATTGCCAGTCAAAACGGGCAATTGAAGGAACGAGGAGGAGACACGTCCAAGTTGCTCGAGAAATGGATCAGGTCctcatttgaaaattgtCCTGGAGCAGTGGCATTAGAAATTGGTTCATTGAGCTCCGGAAATCGCATATCCCGTTGTGCACTTTTTAGAAATGTGGTTCGTATAGATTTAGAGGAACATGAAGGCGTTATTAAGCAGGATTTTATGGAAAGACCGCTACCGAGAAATGAAAACGACAAATTCGACCTGATATCATGCTCTCTAGTGCTAAATTTTGTCAAAAATCACAGGGATCGCGGTGCAATGTGCCATCGCATGGTCAAATTTCTCAAGCCGCAAGGCTACATCTTTATTGTTCTGCCACAAGCCTGTGTGACGCACTCAAGATACTGCGACAAAACACTGTTACAAAACCTCCTCGGCTCTATCGGGCTCATAATGCTTAATAGCCATCAAAGTAATAAGTTGTACTATTGTTTGTATCAATTGCAGGTAGTTCCACCGCAGCCGAGTAgcttttccaaaagaatCAAGGTTAACGACGGCCCTGGGTTGAACAATTTTGGTATTACCCTCTAA